From the Maioricimonas rarisocia genome, one window contains:
- the groL gene encoding chaperonin GroEL (60 kDa chaperone family; promotes refolding of misfolded polypeptides especially under stressful conditions; forms two stacked rings of heptamers to form a barrel-shaped 14mer; ends can be capped by GroES; misfolded proteins enter the barrel where they are refolded when GroES binds): MAKMIAFDQEAQEAMRRGVSKLAKTVRVTLGPKGRNVILEKSFGSPTVTKDGVTVAREVELSDKFEDMGARMVREVASKTSDVAGDGTTTATIMAEAIFNEGLKAVVAGVSPLEMKRGMDKAVADIVAKLKDMAIPCRDKKAIAQVGTVAANGDSTIGSILADAMEAVGKDGVITVEEGKSLETNFEVVEGMQFDRGYLSPYFVTDSQSMECVLEDAYVLIHEKKITNIKDLVPVLEKVVNAGKPLLIIAEDIEGEALATLVINKLRGTFKCVAVKAPGYGDRRKAMLQDIAIMCGGQAIFEDLGIQLENVQLSDLGRVKKVVIDKDNTTLIEGAGKTADIKARIDQIRHELENSTSDYDREKLEERIAKLSGGVAQVNVGAATESEMKEKKARVEDALHATRAAVEEGILPGGGVALLRASSTVDAGKISHDEEVGYNIIRRACRAPLTQIANNAGVDGSVICEKVSEMKANQGYNAATETYEDLVKAGVIDPVKVTRTALQNSSSVATLLLTSDALIAEKPKEDGKKGGGDSDLY; this comes from the coding sequence GATCAGGAAGCTCAGGAAGCGATGCGTCGCGGCGTGAGCAAACTCGCCAAGACCGTTCGCGTCACGCTTGGCCCCAAGGGGCGTAACGTGATTCTCGAAAAGAGCTTCGGCTCGCCGACCGTCACCAAGGACGGCGTGACCGTGGCCCGCGAAGTCGAACTGTCCGACAAGTTCGAGGACATGGGCGCCCGTATGGTGCGTGAGGTCGCCAGCAAGACCTCGGACGTCGCCGGTGACGGCACCACGACTGCGACCATCATGGCCGAAGCGATCTTCAACGAAGGTCTCAAGGCCGTCGTCGCCGGTGTCAGCCCGCTCGAAATGAAGCGCGGCATGGACAAGGCCGTCGCCGACATCGTCGCGAAGCTCAAGGACATGGCCATCCCCTGCCGGGACAAAAAGGCCATTGCCCAGGTCGGTACCGTTGCCGCCAACGGTGATTCGACGATCGGCAGCATTCTCGCCGACGCCATGGAAGCGGTCGGCAAGGACGGCGTGATCACCGTCGAAGAAGGCAAGAGCCTCGAAACCAACTTCGAGGTGGTCGAGGGGATGCAGTTCGATCGCGGATACCTCTCGCCGTACTTCGTCACCGACTCGCAGAGCATGGAGTGCGTTCTCGAAGACGCCTACGTGCTCATCCACGAGAAGAAAATCACCAACATCAAGGACCTCGTCCCGGTCCTCGAGAAGGTCGTCAACGCCGGCAAGCCGCTGCTGATCATCGCCGAAGACATCGAAGGCGAAGCTCTGGCAACGCTGGTGATCAACAAGCTTCGCGGCACGTTCAAGTGCGTGGCGGTCAAGGCTCCCGGCTACGGCGATCGTCGCAAAGCCATGCTGCAGGACATCGCCATCATGTGCGGTGGCCAGGCGATCTTCGAAGACCTGGGGATCCAGCTCGAGAACGTCCAGCTCTCCGACCTCGGTCGCGTGAAGAAGGTCGTCATCGACAAGGACAACACGACGCTGATCGAAGGGGCCGGCAAGACCGCCGACATCAAGGCCCGCATCGACCAGATCCGCCACGAGCTGGAAAACTCCACCAGCGACTACGACCGCGAGAAGCTCGAAGAGCGGATCGCCAAGCTGTCCGGTGGTGTGGCGCAGGTGAACGTCGGTGCCGCCACCGAGTCGGAGATGAAGGAGAAGAAGGCCCGTGTCGAAGACGCCCTGCACGCAACCCGTGCAGCCGTCGAGGAAGGCATCCTTCCCGGTGGTGGCGTCGCTCTGCTGCGTGCCTCGTCGACGGTTGATGCCGGCAAGATCTCGCACGACGAGGAAGTCGGCTACAACATCATCCGCCGTGCCTGCCGTGCACCGCTGACCCAGATCGCCAACAACGCCGGCGTTGACGGCAGCGTGATCTGCGAGAAAGTCTCGGAGATGAAGGCCAACCAGGGCTACAACGCCGCCACCGAGACCTACGAAGATCTGGTCAAGGCCGGCGTGATCGATCCGGTCAAGGTGACCCGCACCGCCCTGCAGAACTCCTCCTCCGTCGCGACCCTGCTGCTGACCAGCGATGCTCTCATCGCCGAGAAGCCGAAGGAAGACGGCAAGAAGGGTGGCGGCGACTCTGACCTGTACTGA
- the ltrA gene encoding group II intron reverse transcriptase/maturase — MEEVTQPENLNRAYRRVKANRGAPGVDGMTIAELPGWIAEHTQEFIARLLDGSYQPQPVRGVEIPKPGGGMRQLGIPTVVDRLVQQAILQVLEPILDPTFSDSSYGFRPRRSAHQAVQQASEYVAEGRTIVVDMDLEKFFDRVNHDILMARLARRVADKRLLRIVRRFLEAGLLQNGVCVARHEGTPQGGPLSPLLANLLLDDLDRELERRGHKFCRYADDCNIYVQSQAAGERVLTSLTMFLEGKLRLRVNREKSAVAVVSERKFLGYRLLSDGRRTIAPASLRRARQRIRQITRRNRGISFERMIGEVNSFTTGWVTYFRHAVGRSPLRKLDGWIRRKLRCVRLKQRKRAKSIAIFLQSLGVPWNQSWTTATCGKGWWRKSGTPSAHHGMSNQWFDTQGYQSLEVRYLSLQH; from the coding sequence ATGGAGGAGGTGACGCAGCCAGAGAATCTGAACCGAGCGTATCGACGCGTGAAAGCGAACCGGGGGGCTCCCGGAGTGGATGGGATGACCATCGCCGAGTTGCCCGGCTGGATCGCAGAGCACACACAGGAATTCATCGCCCGGCTTCTGGACGGGAGCTATCAGCCACAACCGGTTCGCGGGGTCGAGATCCCCAAGCCGGGCGGCGGAATGCGACAACTGGGCATCCCGACGGTGGTGGACCGGCTCGTCCAGCAGGCGATCCTGCAAGTGCTCGAACCGATCCTGGACCCCACTTTTTCGGACTCCAGCTACGGCTTCCGGCCGCGACGCAGCGCCCATCAGGCGGTGCAACAGGCCAGCGAGTATGTGGCGGAGGGACGCACCATTGTGGTGGACATGGACCTCGAGAAGTTCTTTGATCGGGTGAACCATGACATCCTGATGGCCCGTCTGGCCCGACGGGTCGCCGACAAGCGCCTTCTGCGGATCGTCCGCCGCTTCCTGGAAGCCGGGCTGCTGCAGAACGGGGTGTGCGTCGCCCGACACGAAGGGACACCGCAGGGTGGACCACTCTCACCGTTGCTGGCCAACCTGCTGCTGGATGATCTGGACCGGGAACTGGAACGACGGGGACACAAGTTCTGCCGCTACGCCGACGACTGCAACATCTACGTGCAGTCTCAGGCGGCCGGTGAACGGGTACTGACCTCACTGACCATGTTTCTGGAAGGGAAACTTCGTCTGCGTGTCAATCGCGAGAAAAGTGCGGTGGCGGTGGTGAGCGAACGCAAGTTCCTCGGCTACCGGCTGCTCTCCGATGGTCGCCGGACGATCGCTCCCGCCAGTCTCCGGCGTGCCAGGCAGCGTATCCGGCAGATCACCCGCCGGAATCGAGGCATCAGCTTCGAGCGGATGATCGGTGAAGTGAATTCGTTCACGACCGGATGGGTGACCTACTTCCGCCATGCGGTGGGCCGGTCGCCTCTGCGGAAACTGGACGGGTGGATTCGCCGCAAACTCCGCTGCGTGCGGCTCAAGCAACGCAAGCGCGCGAAATCGATTGCTATCTTTCTGCAATCGCTGGGCGTCCCCTGGAACCAATCCTGGACGACGGCGACCTGCGGCAAGGGCTGGTGGCGCAAGTCGGGTACGCCCTCGGCGCATCACGGAATGAGCAACCAGTGGTTCGACACTCAAGGCTACCAGAGCCTCGAAGTCAGATACCTGTCGTTACAACATTGA
- a CDS encoding SLC13 family permease gives MNNQPGLTLLQKGLLTVGCVAAALLMTSVIQLSADQPQVSRMAGVAVLMAVCWITEAIPLAVTALFPVVLLPLLGIQDGKAVAGEYFNYIIFLYVGGFLVALAMQRWNLHKRIALKTLLFVGVHPRRLLLGFMLATAFLSMWISNTATAMMMVTIAMAVIVPLRERLSDRCADSVTTGLLLGVAYAASIGGIATLVGTPPNLSFARILEIQFPDAPSISFASWMQLALPISLAMFSVTWALLSLRYMNVEEGTLLEEEVLQQQYDDLGPASFAERVVLVDFAILVVLWLFRNDLVLGAITIPGWSQLLAEPGFINDGAVAVAAAIPLFLIPSRSGDGSRILDWETANGLPWHIVLLFGGGFALASGFVESGLSDWLGGQLGGAAALPPYAMLLLICLGITFLTELTSNIATTEMILPVLASLAVAIDMHPLLLMVPATISCSCAFMMPVATPPNAIVFGAGSLKIREMVRTGVILNLIGVVVIVAGMWLLGGMALGVTANGLPDWAGSIGETR, from the coding sequence ATGAATAACCAGCCCGGACTGACCCTGCTGCAGAAGGGATTGCTGACGGTCGGCTGCGTCGCAGCAGCGTTGCTGATGACCAGCGTGATCCAGCTCTCTGCGGATCAGCCACAGGTCAGCCGCATGGCGGGCGTTGCCGTCCTGATGGCGGTCTGCTGGATCACCGAAGCGATTCCTCTGGCAGTCACGGCCCTGTTTCCTGTCGTACTGCTCCCGCTGCTGGGAATCCAGGACGGCAAGGCCGTGGCCGGCGAGTACTTCAACTACATCATCTTCCTGTATGTCGGCGGTTTCCTTGTGGCGCTGGCCATGCAGCGGTGGAACCTCCACAAGCGAATCGCTCTGAAAACCCTGCTGTTCGTCGGTGTGCATCCCCGGCGGCTGCTGCTGGGATTCATGCTGGCGACGGCGTTTCTGTCGATGTGGATCTCCAATACCGCCACCGCAATGATGATGGTCACGATCGCGATGGCCGTCATCGTGCCGCTCCGCGAACGCCTCTCTGATCGCTGTGCCGATTCCGTCACGACCGGGCTGCTGCTCGGCGTCGCGTATGCGGCGTCGATCGGCGGGATCGCGACGCTGGTAGGCACGCCCCCCAACCTGTCGTTCGCCCGCATTCTCGAGATTCAGTTTCCCGACGCCCCGTCGATCTCGTTTGCGAGCTGGATGCAGCTCGCGCTGCCGATCTCTCTGGCGATGTTCTCTGTGACGTGGGCCCTGCTCTCGCTGCGGTACATGAATGTCGAAGAGGGGACCCTGCTCGAAGAAGAGGTCCTGCAGCAGCAGTACGACGACCTCGGGCCCGCCTCCTTTGCCGAGCGGGTCGTCCTGGTCGACTTTGCGATCCTGGTCGTCCTCTGGCTGTTTCGGAACGATCTGGTGCTGGGAGCGATCACCATTCCCGGGTGGTCGCAACTGCTTGCCGAGCCAGGGTTCATCAACGACGGGGCCGTGGCTGTCGCTGCCGCGATTCCGCTGTTTCTCATACCGTCCCGGTCGGGTGACGGCAGCCGGATTCTCGACTGGGAGACCGCGAACGGATTGCCGTGGCATATCGTACTGCTGTTCGGCGGCGGGTTTGCCTTGGCGAGCGGGTTCGTCGAGTCCGGCCTGTCGGACTGGCTGGGGGGCCAGCTGGGAGGGGCGGCAGCACTACCTCCCTACGCGATGCTGCTTCTCATCTGCCTGGGCATCACGTTTCTGACCGAGCTGACGTCCAACATCGCAACGACCGAGATGATTCTGCCGGTCCTTGCCAGTCTGGCGGTTGCGATCGACATGCACCCCCTGCTGCTGATGGTACCGGCGACGATCTCCTGTTCATGTGCGTTCATGATGCCGGTCGCCACGCCCCCCAACGCGATCGTCTTCGGGGCCGGCTCGCTGAAGATTCGCGAGATGGTGCGGACAGGCGTCATCCTGAACCTGATTGGCGTCGTCGTCATCGTCGCCGGCATGTGGCTGCTCGGCGGCATGGCGCTGGGCGTAACGGCCAACGGACTACCCGACTGGGCCGGATCGATCGGCGAAACGCGGTAA